From one Streptomyces spiramyceticus genomic stretch:
- a CDS encoding MFS transporter has protein sequence MTDARLRHGRASLGLSFFAQGVAFALLVTRLPAIQDRYGISDALLPVFLAAVPILAGVGSFGTEQLVKRVRPSAVLRWSQPVVLLALLGVGAGSEMWQVAVALGAFGLSVGALDASMNMLGVSLQRAYGRSIMIAFHAAYSLGGIAGASFAWVGAHWDLALVVSYLPVVGVLLPGVFVGSRWYVDGGTGVAGDVGVEERAARGGFRLLLPLCLVMTFAYIGDSTVSNWSAKYLEDVLGSSEQTATLPYNIYMVTTLVGRAVGDLGVRRFGAVGVVRCGTLLAAGGFGVVAVAPGVGVGMLGFTMLGFGLCVIVPQTFAAAGRLFPGTRGNAAIARLNVFNYVGFLVGAPLVGALGEAWSYRGAMLVPMGLVLVTLVYARSFSADADRYGGGHERARTVDVG, from the coding sequence ATGACAGACGCGCGCCTGCGGCACGGCAGGGCTTCCTTGGGGTTGAGCTTCTTCGCGCAGGGCGTGGCTTTTGCGCTTCTGGTGACTCGGCTGCCTGCCATTCAGGACCGGTACGGGATATCCGACGCATTGCTTCCGGTCTTCCTGGCCGCGGTGCCGATTCTGGCGGGCGTGGGCAGTTTTGGGACCGAGCAGCTGGTGAAGCGGGTCAGGCCCAGCGCGGTCCTGAGGTGGTCCCAGCCGGTGGTGCTGCTGGCGCTGCTCGGGGTCGGGGCCGGCAGCGAGATGTGGCAAGTAGCCGTGGCGCTGGGGGCGTTCGGGCTTTCGGTGGGTGCGCTGGATGCGTCCATGAACATGCTGGGCGTCAGTCTTCAGCGGGCGTACGGGCGCAGCATCATGATCGCGTTTCATGCGGCGTACAGCCTCGGCGGGATCGCGGGGGCCTCGTTCGCTTGGGTCGGGGCGCACTGGGATCTGGCGCTGGTGGTCTCGTATCTGCCGGTGGTGGGGGTGTTGTTGCCGGGCGTGTTCGTCGGTAGTCGGTGGTATGTCGATGGTGGGACTGGGGTCGCTGGGGATGTTGGGGTAGAGGAGCGGGCGGCCCGGGGTGGGTTCAGGCTGCTGTTGCCGTTGTGTCTGGTGATGACGTTTGCGTATATCGGGGACTCGACTGTTTCGAACTGGAGCGCCAAGTATCTGGAGGACGTGCTCGGGTCGTCGGAGCAGACGGCGACCCTTCCGTACAACATTTACATGGTCACAACGCTGGTGGGGCGGGCCGTCGGGGACCTTGGCGTGCGGCGCTTCGGGGCGGTGGGTGTTGTGCGGTGCGGGACGCTTCTTGCTGCTGGTGGGTTTGGTGTGGTGGCAGTGGCGCCGGGGGTCGGGGTGGGGATGCTCGGGTTCACGATGCTCGGTTTCGGGCTTTGTGTGATCGTGCCTCAGACCTTTGCGGCGGCGGGGCGATTGTTCCCGGGGACGCGTGGCAATGCGGCTATTGCTCGGCTCAATGTCTTCAATTACGTGGGGTTCCTGGTCGGAGCGCCCTTGGTGGGGGCGCTCGGGGAGGCCTGGAGCTATCGGGGGGCGATGCTCGTACCGATGGGTCTGGTCTTGGTGACGCTTGTGTACGCCCGGTCGTTCTCGGCGGATGCCGACCGATACGGTGGCGGGCATGAGCGGGCGCGCACTGTTGATGTGGGATGA